Genomic segment of Euleptes europaea isolate rEulEur1 chromosome 21, rEulEur1.hap1, whole genome shotgun sequence:
TGACACGTCATAAATCCAAGATGGACATTCATTTGCATTCCAGGCTATAACTCTTCTCAGGTGGTCTTTAAATTTTACTAAGGatcttttttgttaaaaaaaggaacaaaatagcttattaacatttctttttaaaagatttaacttaaaatctttattaaaagagaaaaaagacagaaaagaaaaacaccatAATACAgtttcatcaaaagaaaaatataataaGCAATAAATGGTAATAACAATACTAATCAACAGTGAATGGTGATATAATAATAAACGTTGAGTGGAGATAACCACACTAATAAATCTAAGCATTCCTTTCTAAAAATAATTTTCAGATATTGGAAAATAAATCCATATATAGTTGTCATCTATCTAACTGCTATTCATTCAAATGTTTTCCTCTATTAAACACCTTTCaatacaatattttttaaaaaaatctaagaaTAGTACATGGCATATTTGTCAATACAGCTTTTCTTTCTGGGAAGCCTTCAGCtcttcagaaaaagaaatccttGATGCTTTGAGAAGACTTGGCTGCTTTGAGTGGTAGGAGCAGTAGACTTTAAAGAGGAAAATGGCTGATAAGGAGATTCATTTGTCAAGTCTAGTTGCCTGGAACAAAGATTTCAGACATCGGTGAACTCCGTTGTGGGTGTTCACTAAAAAGGAGGCACAAAGCAAAAACCTGTCGCCAACAAGACCATCTCTAACATCTTAAGAACACATTTACCATGAGACACATTGATCAACACTCAAATCGTCCTGTAAAAGGGGAACAGCGGCCTTCCTTGCAGGAGCGGCGTTGCCAgtcccctcttccccaccggcggggggttttggggggcggggcctgaggagggcggggcttgggggaggggcttcagcgccACAGAGCCCGATGGCCGAGGCGGCCCTTTTCCGCCaggggcctggaggttggcaacccgacttgcACGGCCTTGCCAGGGAGGCCGCCCCCCACGCCCCCCCAGCCCACACGCTCCCCCCTGACCTCGCCCGGCCTCCCCGCACCTCCTCCGCCTGAACACGCGTCTCCTTCACACGAGCCCGGCCTGCCGCCCTCCCCGGCCTGCCGCCCTCCTCGGCCTGCAAAAACGGCGCCTCTCCCGCCCCCACTTCCGCTGCCTGGGGATTGGCCCTCGCCGGCAGGAAGCGCCCGCCCCTTCCCCCCTCGCGGCCACCCGGGAAGCCGCCCCTCGGCCGCCGGCCAATCACAGGCAACGAGCAGGGAGGGGGGACGGGGGAAGCCGGCCAATGGGGAAGGAACGTCCGGCGCGGGAAGAGGCGGTTGGCTGGAGCAACGGGCGGCTGGacgaggctggggggggggggcttggtggCAAAGGGGCCGCTCGCTTAACGCGGCTTCTGAAAAAGGACGCTCtattagaatcatggaatcatagagatggaaggggcacccccagggtcatctagcccaacccccctgcacaatgcaggaaattcacaactacctccccccccaacacaccccaGAGACCCCCTActtcgtgcccagaagatggccaaggtgccctcccgctcatcatctgcttaaggttatagaatcagcatggctgacagatggccacctagcctctgcttcaaaacctgcaggaaaggagagctcaccacctcccgaggaagcctgttccaccaaggaaccgctctgttaggaaattcttcctaatgtctagaaggaaacttttaatttcaacccgtcggttctggtcaccttctggggcaacagaaaacaacctggcaccctcctccatatgacagcccttcaaggacttgaagatggttatcatgcccCCTCTCggttttctcctctccaggctaaacatacccagctccttcaacctttcctcataggacttggtctccggacccctcaccatctttgttgccctcctctggacacggtcctgcttgtctccatccttcttaaactgcggtgcccaaaattgaacacagtactcgAGGTGAGGTCTATTAACAGTCTTGTTCTCAGACAAGTGTGCCTGTCCTTGACAGGTGTGAGAGATGATTGAAACTCATATtcataaaaacatcagaaaagccctgctggatgagacctgGGCCCAGTCCAGctgtccgttcacacagtggccaaccgggtgccttgaggaagcccacaagcaagacgactgcagtatcaccatcctgcctgcattccacagcacctaagataacaggcatgctcctccgatactggagagaaggaaggcaggagggaaggagggaggaaggaagaatagccctgctgggtcagacccaggcccatcaagtccagcagtctgttcacacagcggcctctaggaagcccacaaacaagatgattgccgcagcattatcctgtctgtgttccacggcacctcatataatgggcacgctcctccaatcctggagagaacaggtatgcatcatgactagtatccgtttttactagtagcctggatagccctctcctccatgaacatgcccactcccctctcaaagccttccaagttggcaaccatcaccacctcctggggcagggagctccaaaATTTAACTATATTCACTGACTTGGGAGTCAGGTTTCAGGCCTCTTTGGCCCTGCAGAGTCTCCTTCCCTTGCTCCtacgcttgccaacctccaggtactagctggagatctgccgcggttacaactgatcaccagcatacagaaatcagttcccctggagaaaatggccactttgccaactgcACCCTAtatcattgaagttcctcccttgcccaaccccccttctcaggctccgcccaaaagaatctcctggtatttcccaaccggtggcaaccctacttgctccaCATTTCCTGCACAGAATGCCTCCAGAAAACCAAGTTTTTCTCAAAGCAGAAAAAGCACTTGGCTTCTCAACCAGCGAGAGATCAGAGCACAGCCCAATACAACGGAAAGGtagactgctgctgctgcttcctcttgcCATTCTGAGAATGGCCACCACTGCACCTTTAACATGATCAGATGTTCCACATCACAGTATCGACTCCTCTCCATAACAGCCACGCGGCTCCATACAGCTTGTACAATTGAGTTTGCACTTCGATGGCATCTGGGTGGAAATGATATTCTGGTGGAATCTGCTCCGCCTGCCCTCAGAACAGTCATTTAGTTTCCCCCTATTGCTGAGGGAGCAGTGCCGCAGCCCATGTTCAGCAGGGGAAGGCACTCTTTTTGTTAGAAGAGTTTGCTTCGCCAATCAACTTGTATACCACAGCATGCAAATCAAACACATGAGTATGGACACTCTTTCCTTAGGTGCATATCTGTTGCTGCAGAGTCCTTCGTGACATCTGATGCACTTCTCCCAGCCCTCATTTAATCCAGTTTGAGGCACATGTTGTTTCTTGTCATACCTGCAGAAAGGAGAACTGTGCAAGTGGAAAACAACAGAAACAGCAGAAGTGTGCTGATCTGGAAAACATTACTACCCCTGAGTTCCCAAAGAATTATTGGCCAGGGTTCTTGCAgtttctgttgttttttcccatcttctggccgtggagtaggggtcagtggaggtgtgggagggaggtagttctgaatttcccgcattgtgcaggcggttggactagatgaccctggtggacccttccaactctatgattctatgaatgacaGCCACGTCAATCCCAGGCCTCCTTTGTCAGGTCCCTTATTAGGTTGGACATGAGCTTCCAGCCATGCTACCTTCTGCTCTTCCATAGTcagacaacccccacccccatcagggCTTTCCTGAATCTGGCTGCTCAAGGGAGGTTACAGCTGGGAAGCACAACACACCATCTGAGTGCAGAAGATGTCCGGAGGGGTCACTTCCCCACCTCAGGTTGTGTTGAAGGCCCGGCACAAGCCCAGTTCACTGCCATCACCTTCCTACTGTTTGCTATGTCCTCACTACACAAACAGCTCCTGGTTGATACATGACCTCAGCGGGGGTCTCGGGACCACTCAGAGACCTTCCGGTGCGCGCCTCGGGGGGGACAAGCCAAGCGCAATGAGACCGCCATGCGTGGCCCCCAGACAGTGGGTTTAATCACATTCGGAGTGCTCTGTTTCATACAGATCAACAGGACAGACACAGGCGTTACAGTCATGCAAAGCATATTTTACAAAGATGCAGCCTTTCCAGAACATCACTTTTGAGGTACAGTCCACAAAGGGGAggccttcctctttctctcccagaCACCGTTCAACGTAGCTGTCCTCCAGCCCCAACTATAAACATCCACTGCAGATGGCAAACCGACAAGCCGGGGATTGCGGGAGTCGCTTTGCCTTCCCGAGCAGATGTGTTGGGCTCAGGCTTCCGTGAGGGTGCAGACACGGTTCCCTCTGAAATGACTGTCCTTTCCCAGAGATGCCACCTTGGACCGCCCCAAAGGGAGATCCTTCCACTGCCTTGTGGCTGGCGCGCCTCTCACAAAAAATCCCACTTATGTCCTCCGGCATCTTTTGCGCCGGCACGCCTCGGCCTCCGAGCCGCACAAGCTCTCTGAGTCACTGCCCGAAGAGGGGGAGGCCCGGCCGCAGTTCATGCTCAGCACCCAGCCCAGTTTGTTGTGGAGGACCTGCTTCAGTCCCGGAGGGAGGGACAAGGCCTCCAGCGTGTCCGTGTGGTCAGGCAGCAACTGGCGGAGGCGGTAGCAGCAGAGGTACTGCAGGGAAGTGTGGCTGGCACAGGAGCGGATCACTTTCATGCTGCTCTTGGCCGCCGTGGAACACACCATGGGGTAGAACCGCTTGTTCCGCAGCTTGCTGGCAGCGACTCCTGTGTGAAAAGCCAACGAGAACGGTTAAGGCGCCTCCAGAAAAAGACTGGAGTGACTCAAAGACAGGCGAGTGCGATATGGTCCTATGCTATCTGCCCAGTCACACTTCGCACCCACAAGCTCGCATTTGGGGTGTTCACAAGTCTCCCTCAGAAGGCCAGTTGGCAGTACACTCTTCCCTGGCATACACTCTAACCGATAAGACAGTCCCCCTAAACTGCACATGCCAGACATTGCTCCAGCTATCACCAAGCTTGGGTCTGGTCCAAGGAATCACATGTGTCCCGCTCTCCCAGAGCTGGCCCCGGCCTCTACTGCTTACCGATGCACTTCCGGTTCTTAAAGAACGTCAGAGTCCCATGCCAGGTGTCTAGGTGCACCCCGATGATGGAGCCTTGTCCGAACCGTGTGGAGAAGCTGACTCTGTCACCCTTGTGGTGGAGGAGCCCTGCAGGACAACAATCACTCACGGATCAACACGTGGCACACCCATACCACCCACTATCACTCCAATAAAGACGCAGTCACTGCGCTCACCACCAGCTGAGATATGGAGGGGAGGGAACCTCTCCCCAATATCACACAGACAATAGACAATCACCCTGCAACACTGGGAGTTGCATCTCCGAGATGCCTGCACAAACCTTCCTTGTCCAGAAAGCAGGTACCTTCACTTTGACATGTTCATACAGG
This window contains:
- the LOC130492773 gene encoding SPRY domain-containing SOCS box protein 3-like, yielding MQLTGAFTSQQNTPILPPKRIVLTVSMSGFCTSRITGFRIKKLSELKMVGIGTSDVNLDKYRHTFCSLLGKDEDSWGLSYTGLLHHKGDRVSFSTRFGQGSIIGVHLDTWHGTLTFFKNRKCIGVAASKLRNKRFYPMVCSTAAKSSMKVIRSCASHTSLQYLCCYRLRQLLPDHTDTLEALSLPPGLKQVLHNKLGWVLSMNCGRASPSSGSDSESLCGSEAEACRRKRCRRT